The region caaatgtttatttcttttaattttgatgattataaccgacaactaaggaaaatcccaaacacagtatctcagaaaattagaatattacttaagaccaatacaaaaaaaggtttttagaaatcttggccaactgaaaagtttGAACATGAAAAGtgtgagcatgtacagcactcaatacttagttggggctcctttttccCAAATTACTGCAgtaatgtggcgtggcatggagtcgatcagtctgtggcactgctccggtgttatgagagcccaggttgctctgatagtggccttcagctcttctgcattcttgggtctggctctggcatatcgcatcttcgtCTTCACAATATGGGGTTatggtcaggcgagtttgctggccaattaagaacagggatggTCCTTAATACAGGTACTGtatgcaggtgccaagtcctgttggaaaatgaaatctgcaacTCCATAAAtatggtcagcagcaggaagcatgaaatgctataaacttcctggtatatggctgtgttgaccttggacctcagaaaacacagtggaccaacaccagcagatgacatggcaccccaaaccatcactgactgtggaaactttacactggacctcaagcaacgtggattgtgtgcctctcctctcttcctcaagACTCTGGGacagatttccaaatgaaatgcaaaatttattttaatcagagaacataactttgcaCCACTCAGCAttagtccagtcctttttgtctttagcccaggtgagacgcttctgacgctgtctgttgttcaagagtggcttgacacaaggaatgcgacagctgaaacccatgtcttgcattaGTCTGTGCgtggtggttcttgaagcactgactccagctgcagtccactctttgtgaatctcccccacatttttgaatgggttttgtttcacaatcctctcaaAGCTAACCACCTTTGATGAGGGTGTTTAGTATTGAAACACCCCATGATTCAAAGGCATACTACTGATGATGTGTCCCAAAATGTACATCTTTCCCATATCTGAGGTACAGCTCCCAAGCCACTCTTAACATCAAGGCAAACCTCATGTGCATACCATCCATTGGCACAATGGACAGTTTAACATCACgtcccgtgtttttttttttttattcagggtgcggttatccctattgcttgtaaaaaaaaaattctaccacatcttttccttcccttcacctctctattattGTGCTTGGAcaaagagctctgtgaacagccatccTTTTTTGCAAAGACCcttttgtgtcttaccctccttgtgcaaggtgtcagtggtcttccccatgattctgtatcctacagaactagactgagagaccatttaaaggcctttgcaggtgttttgagttaattagctgattagagtgtggcaccaggtgtcttcaatattgaacctttccacaatattcacattttctgagatactgaatttgggattttccttagttgtcagttaaaatcatcaaaattaaaagaaatacacaTTTGAATGAGTATAATATACAAGGTTCACTTTTTGAtgggaattagtgaaataaatcaacttttgatgatattctaattatatgaccagcacctgtatctGTCTACTGTTTAAGACAATACATAGCCTGACTTcaccattaaaacattttgtgaatATTAGAACAACTGCTCACCAGTTTACAAGGGGTGGGGAAAGAGGGGACTGTATTATTCCTCTCTTGCACATATTCAAACAAAGCACCTTGATGTACCGTCCCAGTtttggaaaaaaacacacacaaaccatatggactacttttatgtgtttttaacaaGAACAGTCACAGTTCTTTCAGCAATTTGAGGATGAAATTGGAATTTGTCATttgtataattaaatacattaatattgtaCACAGAAAGCACCGAAAATAATGGTACTTTTTAATCatcatacatcaaaaataaagtatatacaaaattatatatatgtttataacaTATAGGCAACGAATGATCCTTTTTGTTACAAAAAGAGAATAACAAGAGACGTTTAGCAATGCcaagaaggtgagtaaattatgatgaGAGCCATCCATTGAAATACAGAAGATTTAGCAAGTTCTTCAATGAGCACGATAAATGAACTGATAGCAAAAAAGCAGCttttatttttctggtttaattttaTTCTGTGTGTTTGATTCCTCCTTCGGTGACTTGATCAAAGACAGTAGATCCTCCAGCTGTTTTTCCAGAACGTCTTCAGCTCCATCGTTCCTAATGATAAAGTCAAACTTCACACCCTCATCCAAACCACACTCGGACTCGGCGTCATCTATACCTGGACAGGCACATAATGACATGATCACATCATTaccacaattcaattcaagtttatttgtatagcgctttttacgatacaaatcattgcaaagcaactttacagaaaattacgtttctacaatatttagtagtagcttatcagcgacgactgtcagtttatgtgcatatgacagaaattttcagaaaaattaatacaagtcgtagtcaaacagacgatgaacactattaacagcaattattatatgatgcaatcacacttataGCAAAATTGGGtatttctgtatgttgtttcagagtTAACAACACTGTTTTTCTTCAGCATTATTACCTGTGGTGTATCTCCAGCCTCTCTGTGATCTCGTCTGCTCTGAAGCCTCCACCCGAACACAGATACATCTCTCAGGAAactcttcatggaaccattgcACGTCTGACATCCTTCTGCAATCACTGATTATCTGAGCGAGGGATAGTATGTGATACATGTCAGCCATCATTTCTTTAAGTTATACCACTCTTTTATTTTTCAGGGTTGTAGCGAAGACGTTTGAGTTTTTCTGTGTATCTTATGACAGTTTTCCTCAAATGAAATGTTGagagagcagctctggagatgaagttCATGTCCTCATATACAGTAGTGAGTCAAGCTTGCTTTATTATGTGTAGTAGACTAAAGCTGCGCTCCTCATTCACACACTCTTTGATAATCTTAAGACTTGTAGACCACCTCCAGCTCGCAGGTTGTTGAGGGTGAGAGAGCTCATACCCAGATGGGCTGTGTGGCATGTTTGATGGCCAGTCTACAGAAGAAGCCGGAGTCCTGGTGTCTCTTCATCTCACCCCAGCGGATCATGTCAGCACGATAACTCTCCTTATACTGACCAGAACCCAACAGCTCCTCGTAGTCAAGACTATGATCCTGATATTCAGAAATAAAGTTTTCACATAGAATTAGAACAATTTCCATTTCACAACACAAACAGAATGATATTTCAGAGAATTCACCTCAACATTTAAATGCATGTCACTCCCAGATGTTTGctaaatatcttcaaggaacatgagctttatttaatatcctaatgatttttggcataaaaagaaaaatctaacatttttaCCCATTTcttattgttggctattgctaaagaTATACCTGTGTGCTATTTATGACTTCTGTGTTCACACAGTATTATACAGTGATAAGAAAAAGTATGTGAGCCCATTGGAATTTGTTTTTCAGCATTAATTGGtcaaaaaatttgattaaaatcagaTGACATATTAAGACCATTAAATGCAGAAAACGAACCAATTCTAAACCTTTTCTTGCCACTGTATACTCTATATTATAGGAGTAACCGGTGTCAAACTGTATTAACCAGTAAATGTTAATAAGCTGGCTGAACGACATGCTTTATGTAAGGAATAAAAATTTGAGAAAACTGTGTAAATCTAGCGTAAAACAAGGTCACATTATTCTCCTCACCCCTCAGCTATAGAAAAACATGAGACTTAAGCCACTATTTAAAGAATCGTATTGGCATTATATATCAAAATAGTAAAATAtggtgtcataaaaaaaaaattggcacatGCCCTGACAaaacatattagttatgtatacaatgataaatatatatatttcaaaacgttatacactataaatatattgttcaaatatattgtataaatatattgttcaGACTTTGTGGAACATGATTTTTGTTAATGTGGTGGAACTATACAATACACCTGTGTAAGCTTGACAGGAAATGACTTCACACATTgacagtaaaatgaaaaaaaaaaaaaaatgcatttgttacaaataattgcaaagtggctcaaaaaacatacatatacatatatcacacacacacacacacacacacacacacacacacatatatatatatatatatatatatatatatatacagaaaatcAGCAGATTTATGTGGGCTATTAAAGACTGAACTATCATaaatgatacaaaacataaaacccatttgcaaactttttattttgatgttttaatatgtaaaactaAACTATTCCATTTAAACAAATCTGGCTATTATTTCAGAACGTATGTCAGGCTTTTCATGGTTAAAGATGTGTGCTGTACCTTAGCATACTGCTGTTTGAGAGGAGCAGACAGTCTGAGTATGCAGCACATCTCTGCTGTCAGTCTGTTAAGAAGAGCATGTATTTATTCATGAATTTCATCTATTCACTCAACAGTGTTAAATCAACTCGAGATCTCACCTTTTCTGTATTAAATCTGTCACATAGTCCTTCCCTGACTTTCGCTTCCCACTGAATAAAAGAATGATCCTCGGTTGTGTAGATGTCATGGTTGTGAACTGCTCTACATACATACTCGAAACTGACACATGTTTAGTATGAATAAAACAGGAACGGCTTTAGGTCTATTTACCGTAATGAACCGAGATAACGTAGCATTGAAATAATACAAACACGCTTTGATCCTGCTGTCTTAGCTGTCCTTTAGAAGATATGTTTTTTAACTTTAAGTTATTAACACAGTATGtgattttaaatttttcatttaaagaaaGTGTAAGTGGACGTGTGTCGAACGTCAAAACACGTAATGCTTGGTGTTTTGTGTATTTACGGTAATCGGACGAGTGTCACGCCATCAACTCACAGGGCTCTGGGTACGTGATaaacaattttactttttttgtcttttttttttttttttgtgaagctgAAGCGTTTTATTATGGAATATTATTTAGATATCaccagtgattaaaaaaaaagatggtaaTACTATTTTGCTCACCTTTTTTCACTGATATCACTGAACCGGAAGTCAAACGACAGAAgcgtttttttttgttctctctgAATTTCGTTCTTTTTTTATCCCCTTACTTCTGTGAAGAAAACAAGCTTGCAAATTATTTACATGCAGGTGTGCTAACACGCAATCgtactgtatgattttttttctcataatacCTTTATttcaatcattattatttatttttttcattgtcattttgAGCTTTCGCTAACTTTGAAATAAGAGTAGCTCagctgataattttttttctgcattatgttttaaatactaattGACTTCCAAACCATAATAACATAACATCTTTGGCAAAAggcgttatttttgttttcgtgACCCGGAAGTTTTGGATCACTCTTTGTTTACATGAGACATTCACCGAACACTTTGTTATTTCGTGCAAGGCTGGTGAACTCGATGTGACGCGCAGTGATGAACGGCAGCTCGAACCCGCCTCTGGATAAAGAAGAGCATGTGTTAAAGCTCGGGGACAGTTTCGAGAAGAGGCCAAAATCATCTTTTCACACCATCAGATGTGAGTCCATCAAGAATGGCATAACTGAATAAACTGAATGGCATACAAACCCACCTCTAATCTTACCAGTATTCGGAAACTGAAAATGATATACGTCCCTCAGACCTGACCGTAGATTTGGTGTTATAAATGTGTGGATTGTGAAAATCATTGACCGTATTAACATTATGACTTGTTCCACACATACGGCGCCTTTAGACTCTTAACGAATGAATgaaaacatgcataaataaatgcaatcaaaTGGGCAAAAACACTGTTTATAACTTACATTGAGCCTGCAGTAAAAATATGCATGGGTTTATTATTATAAGTAAAGAATAAATTGCCATACCGTGTGTTCACTTTATTCCACAGATGATTTTAAACCAGCATCCATCGATACATCCTGTGAAGGAGAATTACAAGTAGGAAAAGGAGATGAGGTTACCATCACATTACCACACATACCAGTAAGAGTCTCTATCCATAAGATCTGTGGCTGATTCATGTATGAAACCCTCTCTACGGACCACTCACAGTCATTTCTCTTAAGGGCTCCACTCCACCAATGACAGTGTTTAAGGGCAACAAAAGGCCGTATCAGAAAGACTGTGTTCTTATCATCAACCACGACACGGGAGAGTTCATGCTGGAAAAGCTCAGCAGCAGCATACAAGTCAAGAAGACGAGGTGAGCAGCCAAATGAACTGTGAAGATTTGATTGTGAGGAGATGTCAGGTGAAGTGTCACCTAGTcaccagggcccgtattcataaagaatcttaatgcaaaaagtagctcctagtgactaaattcttagaaatgtgggcgtttactcttaaaattaaagaaaaattcctagtaaagaaaaaagtaattcagaaagcatcttaacccttaaaagaggtcttaaggtcaaactggttaggagcacagacgaggacttttaagaggcttaagagtttctttagcagaggagaaaatggcagaaagacgaagaggcagaagaaatgtgttgcaaacAATGGATGACAGGGAGTTAATTAGATGCTATAGATTAGATAGTGTCTAtcacattttctaactgtttttaaattcgttttaagtaaatgttttaatcattttaaaagttttaaaattgcttgttttatttgtgttattatttttcttcatgattactttactttcttttatgtaaagcacttttgtgtgcgaaatgtgctatataaataaacgctCCCTTGTCTGCTttttgtcccttgctgtgacgcCCTGCCCGAAttatcctttaagaatggccttctGTTCAATAGTAAACACTGTTTGGCTTTCTCGtccttcttggttttgatcccATGTTTGATACACTAAAACCAACAAACTGCCACttcaatcactgtaattggaaagagtggaacaatttttatcattctaagccaatcaaataccatataggaaattaaaagcatggtaaataaaaaaatgatttatatacacacatataatgtgtgtgtgtgtgtgtgtgtgtgtgtaagagagagagagagagagagagagagagagagagagaacggtcaaataggaaaaattacgcatgtaaattcaaagtgagaattagaatacaccctatacttaaaatcactcctttttccttcttggacaaccaaccaatcacagtcttcaaaagattgtatcatacatagcaacggggtcaaccccgcctcctcactaagatgaaagtttttgtcttttccttactcagagttgctctcagatcgatcccgaatcgctcttaagctaagactcctacataaaagtttttaagctaaattaatcTTAGAATCTTTATCAATATGGGCCGAAAATATATGGACATTgattagtctctctctctttttgaattaataatagtgttcctgtagttcaGATGAACTAGTAAACTCATTATAATGATATGCTGCTTAAAACTGAGTGCTGAATCCAGTGTTTCTGAATTAAATCCAGTGTTCTGAGTGAATCCAGTGTTCCTGAGGTTCAGGGttattacctagttattacatagttattgtaattactataataagtacatagtatgtacatggggaacaggactgtaaaataaagtgctaccaaaaaaaCTTTGCCATATGTGCTTATAAATGTTAGTGCatgcaatattatttattcattcaaaagatACATAAAAGCTGTAATAATGTTCTACATGAGACATAGAATATTCCCATTAACATCACATGCCACCAGCATTACTGGTATTACGCAGAATATGGTTTGAAGACCACTGAGCTACTCAGTTTAATGTGAATGTGAGCGTGTGTGCAAACCGCTGATTTATAATCGATCATACATAGATCAGTGGTGTAAACTGACAGAAATCTGCCTGGTCCAGATTGTGCTGTATTTTGACTTTCACTGTCGGTGGTCAGTGTGTGTGATGCTGCAGATGTCTGTTTGTGTCGGTCAGAGCTGAGGGCAGCAGTAAGATCCAGGCTCGTATAGAGCAGCAGTCAGTGAGAGCCAACCAGCTGACGCCACAGTCCCGTCCCCCCATCAAGCCCGGAGCGGGGGCTAAGACCTCCCCATCCAAAGACAACCCTTCACCTGAGCCTCAGCTGGATGACATCAAACGAGGTCAGACCGCATGCTTGCGATTACACACTTATACTCAGTTATCAATGATAGACTACTGGActgttgtcttttttattaaacattaaatacatatatttaatgaaaataacaatCAGCTGGACGTCTGTACGCACTGTGTGTACCAATGTCTTCTGTGGGAATGTTTAAACCATTATTAGGGACGTCCTGTATTTCTGTCAACTGAACCAGCAATTCCAATCATTTGGGAATTTTATATCATTCTTTtgagtctgtttgttttcttctcgGTGAATGTTTGCGAAAAGGTCTACATCGTGTGGCATTCGTTCAGACCACTCTCAGAATCGTCTGAAGTCAGCATAACACCAAAGACCAAATAGCCCTGTTTTTCTCCTATGTGCTGAATGTCTCAACAATGTTGAAACCGTAAGCTACATTTGTTCTGCTTGATAGTTTGGTCTGAAGAATCAGTAACTGCGTAATTGACCACAGTTGAATTACCCCATTACATTTTTGCGTTATtatcaaaaatatgaaataacttttttcttttttaaagaactttaccCAGTCCAGCTGTGGCTTGTGTGTGTATTCATGCATTAATTGTATGTAATATCACCAAGTTTTGTGTATCTGCAATTTAATGTGACTTTACACTGATATTTAAGATTTTGTAACAGCTTTTCAGCTTTGCTTTTTAaccaacaaaaatattatttaatattaatataattaatgtttggcacttttccttaaaaaaacaaacaaacaaaacggtGATACCATCTTTTAAATTCTTATGATTATGTTTTAGGGATTTGTGAccctatctatatatattttttaaatatgttacttATATGATTACTCTTCATTGTTTTACATGTTTCTAAATTCAAAAAGTGATTTCCAGGGTTAAGTGTTTGTGTGCCCTAGCAGGAGATAaaattgtgctgtgtttggttcAGGTCTAAAATGTTTTTTGGGCTAAATCTCTCTGGTTTGCTCTTGTCTCAGAGCTGCGGGCCGAGGTGGATGTGATCGAGCAGATGAGCAGCAGCGGCAGCAGCAGTTCGTCGGACTCGGGCAGTGGTGATGACAGCTCCTGCAGTGACCGAGAACAGGACACACATCTGTCCCCCAGCAGGAACAACATGGCCAACGGAATCAACCAATCACAAGGCAGCAATCAGCTGATGAACACACTCCGTAAGATCATTTTATTCACTGCTaacaaaaaatcaacaacaacaaaaaaataaataagactaaAGCATGATGCAGTATGAAAAGGCAGTAGAAAAACACTGACAGATTTGGTGgtcaacatttttacattttagggtaCATTTACATAACTATGTACTAAAAATtgacaaatattttagtttttcatatACAGACAACAATACTGTCAAAATGATCCCTATGAGGCATGTTTCCATAACAAATCATACTTAAATTGTGAATTAATAATATGCCTAATGGAAACGCGTCAATTTCGCAAAAACGCCCATATATCTTAAAAAAGTCTTTATGCTTTTTATGCTTTTCAGGCAATGCAAAAAAGGAATTATTTGCAAAACTGCAAtggaaactttttatttttcacattttcaggTCACAAGGCATATGCAAAAATTCATATGATCATTCTTCAATGTAGTATAACCTAAGAAACTGTTCAtacatgcatttcataatgctgtTTTCATGTAAATGAACGGCCAATGACAAAtataatgttttccatttttagcTGACAATGGTGTCACATAAATGGTccctaaaggcccgttcacaccaagtaCGATTACTATacagataacgataaagatatagttctaaaaatcattctcaatattaaagaatagcagtcAATACCATAGTtgtaacgataaaggcacagagaaacaacatttttggaaccactttcagaacaattttatttcagctgataAACGATAACatcattgacagccaatcagaatcaatcctgctgtaacaagcgcgagaatttaaagcagcagacaatATCGTTcactggtgtggatgctaatagtgttatctttatagttatcattcttggtgtgaatggggcttAACACTTGGAGAGGTACTGTTAAAATAATCTTATTTCAACTTTTTTcattatatgtaatttaatgaaaaaaagaaaactgagttGCTGGGACATTAAAGTACCTGTATTTAAAGGAACACCTTACTCTGTTTTATATGGTAAACTGTTTTGTTGGTGTGTTTTTCCTTCAGGAAATGATCTTCAGCTAAGTGAATCTGGCAGTGACAGTGACATCGATTGACCTCCTACCTGATGTTACAAACATAGATTGTGTTTCTCTGCGTTACGTGCTTTCATAGATGATATCGGTCTTTTTGCAGTGGTTTCATAGATATCAGTGCTTTTGCAGTTTTATCTTGAGCTTTTAATGGCTTCATGTTAACATGAAAGTGTTGACGaatgtaaaatagttttaatagattttatttttattgcgaAAGGAAATGTCTGAACAGATAATGttgtttaaatcattaaaactgAATATTGTACCGATGGTTCAGTATTTTTATGAAGCTAAAAATCATCAGTCAACATGGCTTGTTAATTTCCCCTCCTGTTCAGTGTTGCATAAACCAAATTAATTGCGTGATCTTTATTCTGACTACTTTTCGCATTGAAGTTCAGCCAAAATGTGTTACACAGTTTAGAATTCAGTGGCAACCGACAAGTACAAATGATTTTGTCACATTTTTTGTTCACATAAAACATGTTGAAATAATGTCAATATTCAGTGTCTCAAAATATGTGTATGTGGTTATCTATAGAAGTGTATACTGTTGGTTTAACCAAAAATAACTTGTTTTATTGCACTGTAAACAATATTAATGTTGTAAACACTGAACTTGTATTAAACCTGGAACAGTTGTTTCATTCTTCGTGGTTGTGTAATTCAGATCTGCATTATCATACagaaaggaagaagaagaaaagaaaacacatttaaaggcTTGCCTCAGTATGCCTTGTGTTATGTATGAGATTGTCATACAAATAATTTGATGAATTACATAAAGTCCTAGAGTGTTTTGCTTGACTGTTTCTCAAATCCAGAATTAGGAgtcaatataatgttttattaacttcaataataaaaaagaataagtaaaaaaaaaatggctttccCTGGGCCCATTTTTGTTTATGCTTATGAAATAACCTTTAatcaaacaaacatgaacaactAAAGCCATATTTTGTGATAATCTTTGTCtatcaacataaaaataaaaagtcaatccAAAACATTCAGCTATAAGCTCAGTTTATAGttataaatgcaaaaaacaataataataataataaacggacaACATTTTCCATTTCTAATCCACCAAAGTCTATATCAGTGTTTAAAATGTACTATTCTTACCTTATTAgttctacaatatatttttagGCAGCATCCATGCACATTTCACACAGTGCACTGAAATTTTGATtggcaaaatgtttttaaagaaactgaGTCATATCCTTTCagtaaatgggggggggggggttcctggtcatttcaagggggtctcatgaaaaccaaaaccaaaaacagtggacacggctaataagtaaatatattactgctactaaacaacaaaaacaacacagcatatcaactaacttaatttgtttttaattgataaaTCAATTGCAGTTTTCAAACAAAATGCTCAaactttaaagagttagttcacccaaaaatgaaaattgtcattaataactcaccctcatgtcgttccaaacccgtaagacctccatttatcttcagaacacagtttaagatattttagatttagtccgagagctcccagtccctccattgaagctgtgtgtacggtatactgtccatgtcctgaaaggtaagaaaaacatcatcaaggtagtccatgtgacatcagagggtccgttagaatttgttgaagcattttggtccaaaaatagcaaaaactacaactttattcagcattgtcttctcttccgggatcttcttgaaccagttcaccaaatcgaactgaatgagtttgaaacggttctcgtctccaataagcattaataaccacaaatgacttaagctgttaacttttttaatttggctgacactccctctgagttaaaacaaaccaaatatcCCGGAGTACTTAATTTACTCAAAcggtacactgactgaactgctgtgaagagagaactgaagatgaacaccgagccataTAACAaagaaagattgactcgttctcaagtcaagatCCGGTTGCATTGATTTTCGGATCACCAGAAACCGTTTCTCCCTGGCGCCGCAGGTGCCCGTCTGTAATATTAACTCCTTAACTGGGAATTACATTACAGTAgttcccttatcgagtcggtctctcgacattacatatggggaaatccatttcctcgaaattatgaagtctgattaAATAACTGTGCGCCCtcgccctcacctgattggctgacagccatAAATATAGGTGACGGCGGGCGCCAAAAACCTCAGaatcttttttcttcacttgagTCTGGTTTCGCCGTGGATTCACGCATACAGAGCggaaaattgtggaaaattatccccTCTCGCGTTCCGGTGATTTTACTCTTAAAATGTCTCTTTGCAGCATGTGTGGTGGGCCCATTGATTTCCCGGACGCACACGAGCAGTGTGTGCTGTGCCTGGGTCGGGCTCACGCAGAGGCGGCATTCGAAGGATCGGGATGTCGTGCCTGTGAGGAGCTTCCCATCAAGATCCTTCGTGCAAGGCTGGCCGTTACCCGTAACGGTGGCCCTGTATCTCCTGCCTCTCCCCCGTCTGAAGCCACCCCCGCCTCGCTGGATGCCGAGATTATGGCGATCCTCACGGAGGCGGTGGCAGATATGGAATTGGAGTGGACATCCCCCAAGGAGCTGCCGTCTAAGAGATGGATGGACGGTTCCTTCCTCGGCATGGGTCGCCAGGCTGTAGCCCCGCAGAGACCCGCGCCTTTCTTCTCTGAGGTCCACGAGGAACTCACCCGGTCATGGCGCTCCCCTTATTCAGCCCGAGGCCATGCACAGGGGACTCAGCTGCTGATGACGGTGGAAGGGGCGGAGAAATTAGGATACGCACGACCGCCTCCCGTCGAGGATGCTATCGCGGCCCACCTGGCGTCTTCTCCCGGCTGGAATACCGCCTCTTTGCCTTCCGTCAAGCTACTGCTCACATCGCCGAAAAGGCGTA is a window of Carassius auratus strain Wakin chromosome 16, ASM336829v1, whole genome shotgun sequence DNA encoding:
- the pmvk gene encoding phosphomevalonate kinase, whose product is MYVEQFTTMTSTQPRIILLFSGKRKSGKDYVTDLIQKRLTAEMCCILRLSAPLKQQYAKDHSLDYEELLGSGQYKESYRADMIRWGEMKRHQDSGFFCRLAIKHATQPIWIISDCRRMSDVQWFHEEFPERCICVRVEASEQTRSQRGWRYTTGIDDAESECGLDEGVKFDFIIRNDGAEDVLEKQLEDLLSLIKSPKEESNTQNKIKPEK
- the eaf1 gene encoding ELL-associated factor 1, with the protein product MNGSSNPPLDKEEHVLKLGDSFEKRPKSSFHTIRYDFKPASIDTSCEGELQVGKGDEVTITLPHIPGSTPPMTVFKGNKRPYQKDCVLIINHDTGEFMLEKLSSSIQVKKTRAEGSSKIQARIEQQSVRANQLTPQSRPPIKPGAGAKTSPSKDNPSPEPQLDDIKRELRAEVDVIEQMSSSGSSSSSDSGSGDDSSCSDREQDTHLSPSRNNMANGINQSQGSNQLMNTLRNDLQLSESGSDSDID